A window of Malania oleifera isolate guangnan ecotype guangnan chromosome 5, ASM2987363v1, whole genome shotgun sequence contains these coding sequences:
- the LOC131156632 gene encoding uncharacterized protein LOC131156632 isoform X1 produces the protein MGKARKKSDKWGGIEDDEPHKNTTKERRVHSDCINACNPYHVCAEYCFASAKAGNQMDKKGSDIHVGKEEREPHKRTTKERKVHPDCLNASNPYHVCAQYCFERIAKSNAQMDKKETGNCVGVEDSRLPKKLANGRGVHPDCVNASNPYHVCAEYCFERIGIANTQMDKKESVPIFSGSSHRSSKRKKKGAKSLLTPSEVTDNVPVQTKDHSADVSSTSSLSSSKKGEESGNVEAISSSQRYSEETSAQGPLVDGGQVQLFQLVPKSGIITMMDGPKDIFITAVSEENDKSNKQGEDLGEGITASPFVGSMSSTITDVMPPFEDSDEEGDESMISNSKVLVGKYHVKASNSSILQSIFSKYGDIAASCLLESTLIRSYYLDCVCFVVQELQSNSFLQPTKSKIKELSAILKDAESSQINVGWLQSRLDEITEAMELLSSHRVMREAKAKCNQSLESTRKELASLMEDLAQKEKEVADVQAQVLETQKRLGELELESIQLDESYSTIRSKVENLHLKPISDELLQSN, from the exons ATGGGGAAGGCCAGAAAAAAATCAG ACAAATGGGGTGGCATAGAAGATGATGAACCTCACAAAAATACCACAAAAGAAAGAAGAGTGCACTCAGATTGCATCAATGCATGTAATCCGTACCATGTATGTGCTGAATATTGCTTTGCTTCTGCTAAAGCGGGCAACCAGATGGACAAGAAAGGATcag ACATCCATGTTGGTAAAGAAGAAAGGGAACCTCACAAAAGgacaacaaaagaaagaaaggtGCACCCAGATTGCCTTAATGCATCTAATCCCTACCACGTGTGTGCACAATATTGCTTTGAAAGAATTGCTAAATCCAACGCCCAGATGGATAAAAAAGAGACag GCAACTGTGTTGGCGTTGAAGACAGCAGACTTCCCAAAAAGTTGGCAAATGGAAGAGGAGTGCACCCAGATTGTGTCAATGCTTCGAATCCCTATCACGTGTGTGCTGAATACTGCTTTGAAAGAATTGGTATAGCAAATACCCAAATGGATAAAAAGGAGTCAG TTCCCATCTTTTCTGGTTCTTCTCATAGATCAAGcaagagaaagaagaagggagCTAAATCTCTACTTACCCCATCTGAAGTCACAGATAATGTTCCTGTCCAAACTAAAGATCACTCAGCTGATGTTTCATCAACGTCATCACTTTCTTCTTCCAAGAAAGGAGAGGAATCAGGGAACGTTGAGGCTATTTCTTCTTCTCAGCGATATTCTGAAGAAACCAGTGCTCAAGGACCCCTTGTTGATGGAGGGCAAGTTCAACTCTTCCAATTGGTACCCAAATCTGGAATTATCACAATG ATGGATGGCCCAAAGGATATTTTTATCACAGCAGTGTCAGAGGAAAATgataaatcaaataaacaagGAGAGGACCTGGGAGAAGGCATTACTGCTAGTCCTTTTGTTGGGTCTATGAGCTCTACTATCACGGATGTGATGCCTCCCTTCGAAGATAGTGATGAGGAAGGGGATGAGTCTATGATTTCTAATTCCAAGGTGCTGGTGGGAAAATACCATGTCAAAGCAAGCAACTCTTCTATCCTGCAGTCAATCTTTAGCAAATATGGAGATATAGCAGCCAGCTGTCTACTTGAATCAACTCTCATACGCTCTTATTATTTGGATTGTGTATGTTTTGTGGTTCAAGAGTTGCAATCGAACTCATTTTTGCAGCCGACTAAGTCCAAGATTAAAGAGTTATCTGCTATTCTCAAAGACGCAGAATCTTCCCAAATCAATGTTGGCTGGCTACAATCTAGACTTGACGAAATCACAGAAGCCATGGAGCTCCTTAGCAGCCACCGAGTGATGAGGGAAGCGAAGGCCAAGTGCAATCAATCTTTGGAGTCAACAAGGAAAGAGCTGGCATCCCTCATGGAAGATTTGGCCCAAAAAGAGAAGGAGGTTGCCGATGTTCAGGCTCAAGTTCTGGAGACGCAGAAGCGACTTGGGGAACTTGAGCTTGAATCTATTCAACTGGATGAGTCTTATTCAACTATTAGGTCTAAGGTTGAGAATCTGCATCTCAAGCCCATTTCAGATGAACTCTTACAAAGCAATTGA
- the LOC131156632 gene encoding uncharacterized protein LOC131156632 isoform X2 encodes MKAQLDKWGGIEDDEPHKNTTKERRVHSDCINACNPYHVCAEYCFASAKAGNQMDKKGSDIHVGKEEREPHKRTTKERKVHPDCLNASNPYHVCAQYCFERIAKSNAQMDKKETGNCVGVEDSRLPKKLANGRGVHPDCVNASNPYHVCAEYCFERIGIANTQMDKKESVPIFSGSSHRSSKRKKKGAKSLLTPSEVTDNVPVQTKDHSADVSSTSSLSSSKKGEESGNVEAISSSQRYSEETSAQGPLVDGGQVQLFQLVPKSGIITMMDGPKDIFITAVSEENDKSNKQGEDLGEGITASPFVGSMSSTITDVMPPFEDSDEEGDESMISNSKVLVGKYHVKASNSSILQSIFSKYGDIAASCLLESTLIRSYYLDCVCFVVQELQSNSFLQPTKSKIKELSAILKDAESSQINVGWLQSRLDEITEAMELLSSHRVMREAKAKCNQSLESTRKELASLMEDLAQKEKEVADVQAQVLETQKRLGELELESIQLDESYSTIRSKVENLHLKPISDELLQSN; translated from the exons ATGAAAGCCCAGTTAG ACAAATGGGGTGGCATAGAAGATGATGAACCTCACAAAAATACCACAAAAGAAAGAAGAGTGCACTCAGATTGCATCAATGCATGTAATCCGTACCATGTATGTGCTGAATATTGCTTTGCTTCTGCTAAAGCGGGCAACCAGATGGACAAGAAAGGATcag ACATCCATGTTGGTAAAGAAGAAAGGGAACCTCACAAAAGgacaacaaaagaaagaaaggtGCACCCAGATTGCCTTAATGCATCTAATCCCTACCACGTGTGTGCACAATATTGCTTTGAAAGAATTGCTAAATCCAACGCCCAGATGGATAAAAAAGAGACag GCAACTGTGTTGGCGTTGAAGACAGCAGACTTCCCAAAAAGTTGGCAAATGGAAGAGGAGTGCACCCAGATTGTGTCAATGCTTCGAATCCCTATCACGTGTGTGCTGAATACTGCTTTGAAAGAATTGGTATAGCAAATACCCAAATGGATAAAAAGGAGTCAG TTCCCATCTTTTCTGGTTCTTCTCATAGATCAAGcaagagaaagaagaagggagCTAAATCTCTACTTACCCCATCTGAAGTCACAGATAATGTTCCTGTCCAAACTAAAGATCACTCAGCTGATGTTTCATCAACGTCATCACTTTCTTCTTCCAAGAAAGGAGAGGAATCAGGGAACGTTGAGGCTATTTCTTCTTCTCAGCGATATTCTGAAGAAACCAGTGCTCAAGGACCCCTTGTTGATGGAGGGCAAGTTCAACTCTTCCAATTGGTACCCAAATCTGGAATTATCACAATG ATGGATGGCCCAAAGGATATTTTTATCACAGCAGTGTCAGAGGAAAATgataaatcaaataaacaagGAGAGGACCTGGGAGAAGGCATTACTGCTAGTCCTTTTGTTGGGTCTATGAGCTCTACTATCACGGATGTGATGCCTCCCTTCGAAGATAGTGATGAGGAAGGGGATGAGTCTATGATTTCTAATTCCAAGGTGCTGGTGGGAAAATACCATGTCAAAGCAAGCAACTCTTCTATCCTGCAGTCAATCTTTAGCAAATATGGAGATATAGCAGCCAGCTGTCTACTTGAATCAACTCTCATACGCTCTTATTATTTGGATTGTGTATGTTTTGTGGTTCAAGAGTTGCAATCGAACTCATTTTTGCAGCCGACTAAGTCCAAGATTAAAGAGTTATCTGCTATTCTCAAAGACGCAGAATCTTCCCAAATCAATGTTGGCTGGCTACAATCTAGACTTGACGAAATCACAGAAGCCATGGAGCTCCTTAGCAGCCACCGAGTGATGAGGGAAGCGAAGGCCAAGTGCAATCAATCTTTGGAGTCAACAAGGAAAGAGCTGGCATCCCTCATGGAAGATTTGGCCCAAAAAGAGAAGGAGGTTGCCGATGTTCAGGCTCAAGTTCTGGAGACGCAGAAGCGACTTGGGGAACTTGAGCTTGAATCTATTCAACTGGATGAGTCTTATTCAACTATTAGGTCTAAGGTTGAGAATCTGCATCTCAAGCCCATTTCAGATGAACTCTTACAAAGCAATTGA